A section of the Chitinispirillales bacterium genome encodes:
- the alaS gene encoding alanine--tRNA ligase has translation MKTAKEIRQSFIDFFVSKNHTFVRSAPVVPNDDPTLMFTNAGMNQFKTIFLGENPKGLKRAANSQKCMRVSGKHNDLEEVGVDHYHHTLFEMLGNWSFGDYYKKEAISWAWRLLTEVWEIPKEKLYVTVYKNDDETENFWKTLTDIDTTHVSRHDEKDNFWEMGETGPCGPCSEVHIDLGAGICPHEHEKDHKCCVNGENCHRFLELWNLVFIQYERQKDGSLKELPAKHVDTGMGFERVVRVMQGLNSNYDSDLFSPVIKKLEELSGRKYTASDKTGIPFRVIADHVRALGFAITDGVFPSNEGRGYVLRRLLRRAYRYGRQLGFSAPFIYKLTPVFVEMMGEAYPEIRDRADFVASVIKSEEERFDATLETGMEKFNQAISSAKKAGKTKICGADVFALYDTYGFPVDLTNLLAQENGFSVDEAGFTKEMKAQKERARAARNANDEGFSPDGWTELIQNAKTEFAGYVSDLITDAKVCRYKIISENKALAVFEKTPYYAEMGGQVGDTGEIANGDLTAKITATTTWNGMSVSVIESVFSLNKDFFESGKIVLRLDNFRRNEISRAHSATHLLQAALTKVLGDHVSQAGSKVENGKLRFDFTHFQAIPKMQLCEIEDIVNDWILQNFQICTNEMNIDEAKASGAKALFGEKYADRVRVVKMGDVSAELCGGTHARNTGDIGSFTVLSEASVSAGVRRIEALVGKEAIIFYRRQAQILSQISNLLKCGQENIPEKVENLQQKIKTLETEIKSANLNTAKDSVERIVSSVKSGSKTSFAVCNLGVTSKEIFTAIHDGVSETIIVKGINNVVICLIAEAAGAVMIAASADKTANANGILCGDLVKRAAAKVGGGGGGSPMKAQSGGKNPAGIPDAIREIETLLK, from the coding sequence ATGAAAACTGCAAAAGAAATTCGTCAAAGTTTTATTGATTTTTTTGTGAGCAAAAACCATACGTTCGTTCGCTCGGCTCCGGTTGTTCCCAACGACGACCCGACGCTTATGTTTACCAATGCGGGAATGAATCAGTTCAAAACGATATTTTTGGGTGAAAACCCAAAGGGGCTCAAGAGAGCGGCAAATTCGCAAAAATGTATGCGTGTTTCCGGCAAACACAACGATTTGGAAGAGGTCGGCGTAGATCACTATCATCATACGCTTTTTGAAATGCTTGGAAATTGGTCGTTTGGCGATTATTACAAAAAAGAGGCGATTTCTTGGGCTTGGCGACTGCTTACGGAAGTTTGGGAAATTCCGAAAGAAAAATTGTATGTGACAGTTTACAAAAACGACGACGAAACCGAGAATTTTTGGAAAACGCTGACCGATATCGATACGACGCATGTTTCTCGACACGACGAAAAAGATAACTTTTGGGAAATGGGTGAAACCGGTCCCTGCGGACCTTGCAGCGAAGTTCATATTGATTTGGGCGCAGGAATTTGTCCGCACGAACACGAAAAAGACCATAAATGCTGTGTAAACGGCGAAAATTGCCATAGATTTTTGGAGTTATGGAATTTGGTTTTTATTCAATACGAGCGTCAAAAAGACGGCTCGCTTAAAGAACTTCCCGCAAAACACGTAGATACCGGAATGGGATTTGAACGGGTTGTGCGTGTAATGCAAGGGTTAAACTCAAATTACGACAGCGATTTGTTTTCGCCCGTCATAAAAAAGTTAGAAGAACTTTCCGGCAGGAAATACACGGCGTCCGACAAAACAGGCATTCCTTTCAGAGTGATCGCCGACCATGTCCGCGCTTTGGGGTTTGCGATAACCGACGGTGTTTTCCCCAGTAACGAAGGGCGCGGATACGTTTTGCGCAGGCTTTTGCGGCGGGCTTACAGATACGGACGGCAATTGGGATTTTCCGCTCCGTTTATATATAAATTGACGCCGGTTTTTGTAGAAATGATGGGCGAGGCGTATCCTGAAATTAGAGACAGGGCGGATTTTGTCGCTTCGGTTATAAAATCGGAAGAGGAACGCTTTGACGCAACTCTGGAAACGGGAATGGAAAAGTTTAATCAGGCTATAAGTTCGGCAAAAAAAGCGGGTAAAACAAAAATTTGCGGCGCGGACGTTTTTGCGCTTTATGACACCTACGGGTTTCCGGTCGATTTAACGAATTTACTTGCGCAGGAAAACGGATTTTCGGTCGATGAGGCCGGTTTTACCAAAGAAATGAAAGCGCAAAAAGAGCGTGCCAGAGCGGCGCGAAACGCAAACGACGAAGGGTTTTCACCCGACGGCTGGACGGAATTGATACAAAACGCCAAAACCGAATTTGCGGGGTATGTTTCGGATTTGATTACCGACGCGAAAGTGTGCCGTTATAAAATAATTTCGGAAAATAAGGCGCTCGCGGTATTTGAAAAAACGCCTTATTACGCGGAAATGGGCGGACAGGTCGGCGATACGGGGGAAATTGCAAACGGGGATCTTACCGCAAAAATTACCGCTACGACAACTTGGAACGGAATGTCGGTGAGCGTTATCGAAAGTGTATTTTCTTTAAACAAAGACTTTTTTGAGAGCGGAAAAATCGTTTTGCGGCTTGATAACTTTCGCAGAAACGAAATAAGTCGTGCACATTCGGCTACGCACTTGTTACAGGCGGCTCTTACAAAAGTTTTGGGGGACCATGTTTCTCAGGCTGGTTCAAAAGTGGAAAACGGGAAATTAAGATTTGATTTTACGCACTTTCAGGCGATTCCCAAAATGCAACTGTGTGAAATTGAAGATATTGTAAACGACTGGATTTTGCAAAATTTTCAAATATGTACAAACGAAATGAATATCGACGAAGCTAAAGCAAGCGGCGCAAAGGCTCTTTTCGGCGAAAAATACGCAGACCGCGTGCGAGTAGTAAAAATGGGCGATGTTTCGGCGGAACTTTGCGGCGGAACTCACGCAAGAAATACAGGCGACATAGGCTCTTTTACGGTTTTGAGCGAGGCGTCGGTTTCCGCAGGCGTACGAAGAATTGAAGCGCTTGTCGGTAAAGAAGCGATAATTTTTTATAGAAGACAAGCCCAAATACTTTCACAGATTTCAAATTTACTGAAATGCGGTCAGGAAAATATTCCGGAAAAGGTTGAAAATCTGCAGCAGAAAATAAAAACACTTGAAACCGAAATAAAATCGGCTAATTTGAATACGGCGAAAGACAGTGTGGAAAGAATTGTTTCAAGCGTAAAAAGCGGTTCGAAAACATCGTTTGCCGTTTGCAATTTGGGGGTGACAAGCAAAGAAATTTTTACGGCGATTCACGACGGCGTAAGCGAAACGATAATCGTCAAAGGTATAAATAATGTCGTGATTTGTCTTATAGCCGAGGCCGCAGGCGCGGTTATGATTGCGGCAAGCGCCGATAAAACGGCGAACGCAAACGGAATTTTGTGCGGGGATTTGGTCAAAAGAGCGGCGGCAAAAGTCGGCGGCGGCGGCGGCGGAAGCCCTATGAAAGCGCAGTCCGGCGGGAAAAATCCCGCGGGCATTCCCGATGCGATTAGGGAAATTGAGACGTTATTAAAATAA